One genomic segment of Amycolatopsis sp. Hca4 includes these proteins:
- a CDS encoding ABC transporter ATP-binding protein has translation MTGLEIDGISKRYGDVVALREMTFDVRPGELFGFVGSNGAGKTTTMRIALGVLSADAGEVRYGGTPVTHETRRHIGYMPEERGLYPKMKVAEQLTYLARLHGMPAADAQASADKWTERLGVAARRDDEVQKLSLGNQQRVQLAAALVHEPRILVLDEPFSGLDPVAVDVMSQVLKEKAAEGVPVVFSSHQLDLVERLCDRVGIVRSGQMVARGTVDELRAGGAVRLRVDVPDAEDGWADGLPGVKVLGRTGSVTELELGEGADDQAVLKAALATGPVREFAREQPSLTELFRSVVTTEEVPA, from the coding sequence ATGACCGGTTTGGAGATCGACGGGATATCCAAACGCTACGGCGACGTGGTCGCCCTGCGCGAAATGACGTTCGACGTCCGGCCGGGCGAACTGTTCGGCTTCGTCGGCAGCAACGGCGCCGGCAAGACCACGACCATGCGGATCGCGCTCGGGGTGCTGTCCGCCGACGCCGGCGAAGTCCGCTACGGCGGCACGCCGGTGACGCACGAAACGCGCCGCCACATCGGCTACATGCCCGAAGAACGCGGCCTCTACCCGAAGATGAAGGTGGCCGAGCAGCTGACCTACCTCGCGCGGCTGCACGGGATGCCCGCCGCCGACGCGCAGGCGTCGGCCGACAAGTGGACCGAGCGGCTCGGGGTCGCCGCCCGCCGCGACGACGAGGTGCAGAAGCTGTCGCTGGGCAACCAGCAGCGTGTCCAGCTGGCCGCGGCGCTGGTGCACGAGCCGCGCATCCTGGTGCTCGACGAGCCGTTCTCCGGCCTCGACCCGGTCGCCGTCGACGTGATGAGCCAGGTGCTCAAGGAGAAGGCGGCCGAGGGGGTGCCGGTCGTGTTCTCCAGCCACCAGCTGGATCTGGTGGAGCGGCTCTGCGACCGGGTCGGGATCGTCCGCAGTGGACAGATGGTGGCCCGGGGCACGGTCGACGAGCTGCGCGCAGGCGGCGCGGTGCGGCTGCGGGTCGACGTCCCCGACGCCGAGGACGGGTGGGCCGACGGCCTGCCCGGCGTCAAGGTGCTCGGCCGGACGGGCTCGGTGACCGAGCTCGAACTCGGCGAGGGCGCCGACGACCAGGCCGTGCTCAAGGCGGCGCTGGCCACCGGCCCGGTCCGCGAGTTCGCCCGCGAGCAGCCGTCGCTGACCGAACTGTTCCGTTCCGTCGTCACGACCGAGGAGGTCCCCGCGTGA